The following coding sequences lie in one Apium graveolens cultivar Ventura chromosome 1, ASM990537v1, whole genome shotgun sequence genomic window:
- the LOC141689911 gene encoding uncharacterized protein LOC141689911, whose product MTTCIWTIELSQFHIEYLPQCAMKAQALSDFVMECQFDMSTVEKNPFTPKSWTLFVDGSSTTSAGGAGVILISPKGFKIQQALKFSFPVTNNVAEYEALLAGIRLAIELEVKVLEIFGDSQLVSK is encoded by the coding sequence ATGACGACTTGCATCTGGACAATCGAGCTTAGTCAGTTTCATATTGAATATCTTCCTCAGTGTGCGATGAAAGCACAAGCCTTGTCAGACTTTGTCATGGAATGTCAATTCGATATGTCGACAGTTGAGAAAAATCCTTTTACTCCAAAATCTTGGACTCTCTTCGTTGATGGATCTTCCACAACTTCAGCAGGAGGTGCTGGTGTAATTTTAATCAGCCCGAAAGGTTTCAAGATTCAGCAAGCACTTAAATTCTCATTTCCTGTGACAAATAACGTAGCCGAATATGAAGCTTTGTTGGCAGGGATTCGTTTGGCTATCGAGCTTGAGGTAAAAGTATTGGAAATTTTCGGTGATTCACAACTTGTTTCTAAATAA
- the LOC141689988 gene encoding uncharacterized protein LOC141689988, with amino-acid sequence MATYLALSASLLEKIPSWAINNVFREENQWAEALSKLASSVVSTAEAIYITERNSQSIDVARVNKVSTTVDWRQPILENILQDKIPLENNATRTLIYKAINYCVLNNKLYRRSLVEPLLRCLGPEEAHTSIVEVHTGSWGDYLGGKNLALNIIRQGLFWTTMRSDSENFV; translated from the coding sequence ATGGCTACGTATTTAGCTCTATCCGCCTCCTTACTGGAAAAAATTCCCTCCTGGGCCATTAATAATGTTTTCCGTGAAGAAAATCAGTGGGCCGAAGCTTTGTCAAAATTAGCATCCTCAGTGGTCTCGACAGCCGAGGCAATTTATATCACAGAGCGAAACTCCCAGTCCATCGACGTGGCTAGAGTTAACAAAGTTTCTACTACTGTCGACTGGCGCCAACCAATCCTGGAAAATATCCTCCAAGATAAAATACCACTGGAAAATAACGCGACAAGAACCTTGATTTATAAAGCTATAAATTACTGTGTTCTAAATAACAAGCTCTACCGACGATCCCTCGTCGAACCTCTTCTCCGATGCCTGGGACCTGAGGAAGCCCACACCTCAATTGTTGAGGTCCACACTGGGAGTTGGGGAGATTATTTGGGGGGAAAGAACTTGGCTTTAAATATTATAAGACAAGGCCTATTCTGGACGACTATGCGAAGCGACTCTGAAAACTTCGTTTAA
- the LOC141690060 gene encoding uncharacterized protein LOC141690060, with the protein MVTDNRTQFVREKFTHTLSQSKIKHIKALVVYPQDNGQVEVSNRTIFQGLKKRREEMPRSWDDELPNVLWSYRTTPRSATGIFPFKIAYGLEAVSPAEVFLNSPRVEYFDPVSSHDGLQLHNFLMEEVRDEAADRVLLQQTKTTSYFNKKVKVKPFLIGDLVLRESEASQPTLTGKFKAP; encoded by the coding sequence ATGGTAACCGACAATAGGACTCAATTCGTCAGAGAAAAATTCACTCACACCTTGTCGCAAAGCAAAATAAAACATATCAAGGCCTTAGTCGTTTATCCCCAAGACAATGGACAAGTCGAAGTGTCCAATCGTACGATCTTTCAAGGTttaaagaaaagaagagaagaaaTGCCTAGATCGTGGGATGATGAACTTCCGAATGTCCTTTGGTCGTACAGAACGACCCCAAGGTCGGCCACCGGGATTTTCCCTTTCAAAATTGCTTACGGTTTAGAGGCGGTTTCACCGGCAGAAGTCTTCCTCAACTCCCCTAGGGTCGAGTACTTTGATCCTGTTTCCTCACATGATGGTCTTCAACTTCATAATTTCCTTATGGAAGAGGTTAGAGATGAGGCCGCAGACAGGGTTCTCCTACAACAAACAAAAACAACATCTTATTTCAATAAGAAAGTGAAAGTTAAACCATTTCTAATTGGAGATCTGGTGCTTCGAGAATCGGAAGCTTCACAACCCACCCTTACGGGAAAGTTTAAAGCCCCATAG